One window of Halopelagius longus genomic DNA carries:
- a CDS encoding phosphoglycerate kinase, giving the protein MSTFNTLDDLESGQRVLVRLDLNSPVEDGEVRDNRRFDRHATTVRELMEAGHRVVCMAHQGRPGDDDFVSLRQHADILAEHVGRDVGFVDSTYGESAVEAIESLSDGEALLLENTRMTDDELPEESPEEKAETEFVKTLSPLFDAYVNDAYSAAHRSHASLVGFPLELPAYAGRVMESEYEANTAIASREFDGQVTMVVGGTKATDVIDVMNNLGGKVDQFLLGGIAGELFLRAAGHDVGYDVGGMDLFDDQWEANHETIESLLEERGDQITLASDLAYEDENDERAEIAVDEIDEKDRGYLDIGSETVSEYDPVIRDSEAVFVKGALGLFEDERFSEGTVGVLEAIAETDCFSVVGGGDTSRAIEMYGLSEDDFGHVSIAGGAYIRALTGEPLVGVEVLSRD; this is encoded by the coding sequence ATGTCCACGTTCAACACGCTCGACGACCTCGAATCCGGACAGCGCGTCCTCGTCCGCCTCGACCTGAACTCGCCGGTCGAAGACGGCGAGGTGCGAGACAACCGCCGCTTCGACCGTCACGCGACGACGGTTCGGGAACTGATGGAGGCGGGCCACCGCGTCGTCTGCATGGCCCATCAGGGCCGCCCCGGCGACGACGACTTCGTCTCCCTTCGGCAGCACGCCGACATCCTCGCGGAGCACGTCGGCCGCGACGTCGGCTTCGTCGACTCCACGTACGGCGAGTCCGCCGTCGAGGCCATCGAATCGCTCTCCGACGGCGAGGCGCTCCTGTTGGAGAACACGCGGATGACAGACGACGAACTGCCCGAGGAGTCGCCCGAGGAGAAGGCCGAGACGGAGTTCGTCAAGACCCTCTCGCCGCTTTTCGACGCGTACGTCAACGACGCCTACTCGGCGGCCCACCGGTCGCACGCCTCCTTGGTCGGGTTCCCCCTCGAACTGCCCGCCTACGCGGGGCGCGTCATGGAGTCGGAGTACGAGGCAAACACCGCCATCGCCTCCCGCGAGTTCGACGGGCAGGTGACGATGGTCGTCGGCGGGACGAAGGCGACGGACGTCATCGACGTGATGAACAACCTCGGCGGGAAGGTAGACCAGTTCTTGCTGGGTGGCATCGCGGGCGAACTGTTCCTCCGCGCCGCGGGCCACGACGTGGGCTACGACGTCGGCGGCATGGACCTCTTCGACGACCAGTGGGAGGCGAACCACGAGACCATCGAGTCGCTTCTGGAGGAACGCGGCGACCAGATAACGCTGGCCTCCGACTTGGCCTACGAGGACGAGAACGACGAACGGGCCGAGATAGCAGTGGACGAAATCGACGAGAAGGACCGCGGCTACCTCGACATCGGTTCGGAGACCGTCTCCGAGTACGACCCGGTCATCCGAGACTCGGAGGCCGTCTTCGTGAAGGGCGCACTCGGTCTCTTCGAGGACGAACGCTTCTCCGAGGGCACTGTCGGCGTCCTCGAAGCCATCGCCGAGACGGACTGCTTCTCCGTCGTCGGCGGCGGCGACACCTCCCGCGCCATCGAGATGTACGGCCTCAGCGAGGACGACTTCGGGCACGTCTCCATCGCCGGCGGCGCGTACATCCGCGCGCTGACGGGCGAACCCCTCGTCGGCGTCGAAGTGCTGTCGCGGGACTAA
- a CDS encoding metallophosphoesterase: MKLGICSDTHDNLDLAEGAVELFEDEGVEAVVHCGDIVAPFTANVFDADFEFHAVRGNNDGEWNLQNAVSTFGTYHGEAADLSFEGTEVAVYHGTNETLVEGLLESGAYDYVFRGHTHERHREEWGDTVHVNPGGLPIPGADDAYYVATLDTDTDELAFHEV; encoded by the coding sequence ATGAAACTCGGCATCTGTTCGGACACGCACGACAATCTCGACCTCGCAGAGGGCGCGGTCGAACTGTTCGAAGACGAGGGCGTAGAGGCCGTCGTTCACTGCGGCGATATCGTCGCGCCGTTCACGGCGAACGTCTTCGACGCCGACTTCGAGTTCCACGCGGTTCGGGGGAACAACGACGGCGAGTGGAACCTCCAGAACGCCGTCTCGACGTTCGGCACGTACCACGGCGAAGCGGCCGACCTCTCGTTCGAGGGGACGGAGGTGGCAGTCTACCACGGGACGAACGAGACGTTGGTCGAGGGGTTGCTCGAAAGCGGCGCGTACGACTACGTGTTCCGGGGCCACACCCACGAACGACACCGAGAGGAGTGGGGCGACACCGTCCACGTCAACCCCGGCGGCCTGCCGATTCCGGGGGCCGACGACGCCTACTACGTCGCGACGCTGGACACCGACACGGACGAACTGGCGTTCCACGAGGTGTGA
- a CDS encoding DUF2391 family protein, with protein sequence MPDETPPEDPLEDPPERLDRLFDELEELEDAVETPEARQQVREVMRAAMHVSRPPGAFGNVVKGFGREDLAEALLGSVLFGIPMFVEGGTQEVGEYLAGHPLSFVGTLCFAVGMVVGILYVADIQDVRVSNPILGVVPRRLVGVVGVSFLTALLLMTGWGRVDWSTPGLAIADVVVAFVPMSIGAALGDILPGT encoded by the coding sequence ATGCCCGACGAGACGCCGCCGGAGGACCCGTTGGAGGACCCGCCGGAACGACTGGACCGACTGTTCGACGAGTTAGAGGAACTCGAAGACGCCGTCGAGACGCCGGAGGCCAGACAGCAGGTGCGCGAGGTGATGCGCGCCGCGATGCACGTCTCCCGCCCGCCCGGCGCGTTCGGCAACGTCGTCAAGGGGTTCGGTCGGGAGGACCTCGCGGAGGCCCTCCTCGGGAGCGTCCTCTTCGGCATCCCGATGTTCGTCGAGGGCGGCACCCAAGAGGTCGGCGAGTATCTGGCCGGCCATCCGCTCTCGTTCGTCGGGACGCTCTGTTTCGCCGTCGGGATGGTCGTCGGCATCCTCTACGTCGCCGACATTCAGGACGTCCGCGTCAGCAACCCCATCCTCGGCGTCGTCCCCCGACGACTCGTCGGCGTCGTCGGCGTCTCGTTTCTCACCGCACTCCTCCTGATGACCGGGTGGGGCCGCGTCGATTGGTCGACGCCGGGGTTGGCGATAGCGGACGTCGTCGTCGCGTTCGTCCCGATGAGCATCGGCGCGGCACTCGGCGACATCCTCCCCGGAACCTGA
- a CDS encoding type II glyceraldehyde-3-phosphate dehydrogenase — translation MIRVGVNGYGTIGKRVADAVDSQPDMELAGVAKTQPNFEAHTAVERGYDMYAAIPDRAPLFAEAGVEIAGVVDELVADADLIVDCTPSGIGAENKSLYESHDTPAIFQGGEDADVADVSFNARANFDECVGADYTRVVSCNTTGLSRIIAPLQEAYGVEKVRATLVRRGGDPAQNSRGPINDILPNPIEIPSHHGPDVETIFPDLDIDTLGLKVPATLMHVHSLNVTLESDVTAAHVRQLLEGEDRVYVIPEGLGIDGAGKLKDFALDAGRPRGDLWENCVWGESIAVEGRDLYLFQAIHQESDVIPENVDAIRAMLDVTDKAESMARTDEHVGIGIEGDPAGFSREDDHVEAELADD, via the coding sequence ATGATACGAGTCGGTGTCAACGGCTACGGCACGATTGGTAAGCGCGTCGCCGATGCGGTCGATTCCCAACCCGACATGGAACTCGCCGGCGTCGCGAAGACCCAGCCGAACTTCGAGGCCCACACCGCCGTCGAACGCGGATACGACATGTACGCCGCCATCCCCGACCGCGCCCCCCTGTTCGCCGAAGCCGGCGTCGAAATCGCCGGCGTCGTCGACGAACTCGTCGCGGACGCGGACCTCATCGTCGACTGCACCCCCTCCGGTATCGGCGCGGAGAACAAGTCCCTCTACGAGTCCCACGACACGCCCGCCATCTTCCAAGGCGGCGAAGACGCCGACGTCGCCGACGTGAGTTTCAACGCCCGCGCGAACTTCGACGAGTGCGTCGGCGCCGACTACACCCGCGTCGTCTCCTGTAACACGACGGGGCTCTCGCGCATCATCGCACCGCTACAGGAGGCGTACGGCGTCGAGAAGGTGCGCGCGACGCTCGTCCGCCGCGGCGGCGACCCCGCGCAGAACTCCCGCGGTCCGATAAACGACATCCTGCCGAACCCGATAGAGATTCCGAGTCACCACGGCCCCGACGTGGAGACCATCTTCCCCGACCTCGACATCGACACGCTGGGACTGAAGGTCCCGGCGACGCTGATGCACGTCCACAGCCTCAACGTCACGCTCGAATCCGACGTGACCGCCGCGCACGTCCGGCAACTGCTGGAAGGCGAGGACCGCGTCTACGTCATCCCCGAGGGCCTCGGCATCGACGGCGCGGGGAAACTGAAGGACTTCGCACTCGACGCCGGCCGCCCGCGCGGCGACCTGTGGGAGAACTGCGTCTGGGGCGAGTCCATCGCCGTCGAGGGACGCGACCTGTACCTCTTCCAAGCCATCCACCAGGAGTCGGACGTCATCCCCGAGAACGTCGACGCCATCCGCGCGATGCTCGACGTGACCGACAAGGCGGAGAGCATGGCCCGGACGGACGAACACGTCGGCATCGGCATCGAGGGCGACCCCGCGGGATTTAGCCGCGAGGACGACCACGTCGAAGCCGAACTCGCCGACGACTGA
- a CDS encoding aminopeptidase: MSDSDVAAAAETAVRQCVALDDAESCVVVTDDKRLPIGEALYEAARAVTEDATLLRYPPGNQHGEEPPAPVAAAMAEADVFLAPTTKSLSHTRARGDACEAGARGATLPGITEEVFTTGLDADYDAIASHSLSVLEQVNDAEEVRVTTDRGTDITFEPGDRDWLSDTGIVHDAGAFSNLPAGEVFVSPENANGTYVVDGTMMPHGLLDGEELRFEVEDGYVTDISDDDVREQVEAGAEDVGRDAYNLAELGIGTNVGVTDLVGSVLLDEKAAGTVHIAIGDDAGIGGDTDAPLHLDGIIQDPTVYADGEEVELPR, translated from the coding sequence ATGAGCGACAGTGACGTAGCGGCCGCCGCGGAGACGGCGGTGCGCCAGTGCGTGGCACTCGACGACGCGGAGTCGTGCGTCGTCGTCACCGACGACAAGCGACTGCCCATCGGGGAGGCACTCTACGAGGCGGCGCGGGCGGTGACGGAGGACGCGACGTTGCTCCGGTACCCGCCGGGGAACCAACACGGCGAGGAACCGCCCGCGCCCGTCGCCGCGGCGATGGCCGAGGCGGACGTGTTCCTCGCACCGACGACCAAGAGCCTCAGTCACACCCGCGCCCGCGGCGACGCCTGCGAGGCGGGCGCGCGCGGCGCGACGCTTCCGGGCATCACCGAGGAGGTGTTCACCACCGGGTTAGACGCCGACTACGACGCCATCGCGTCGCACTCGCTGTCGGTGTTAGAGCAGGTCAACGACGCCGAGGAGGTTCGCGTCACGACGGACCGCGGCACGGACATCACCTTCGAACCCGGCGACAGGGACTGGCTCTCGGACACCGGCATCGTCCACGACGCGGGCGCGTTCTCGAACCTCCCCGCGGGCGAGGTGTTCGTCAGCCCCGAGAACGCGAACGGCACGTACGTCGTCGACGGGACGATGATGCCGCACGGACTCTTAGACGGCGAGGAACTCCGATTCGAGGTGGAGGACGGCTACGTGACCGACATCTCGGACGACGACGTGCGCGAACAGGTCGAGGCGGGAGCGGAGGACGTCGGGCGGGACGCGTACAACCTCGCGGAACTCGGCATCGGGACGAACGTCGGGGTGACGGACCTCGTGGGATCCGTCTTGTTGGACGAGAAGGCCGCCGGTACGGTCCACATCGCCATCGGCGACGACGCGGGCATCGGCGGCGACACGGACGCGCCTCTCCATCTGGACGGCATCATTCAGGACCCGACCGTGTACGCGGACGGGGAGGAAGTGGAACTCCCTCGATAG
- a CDS encoding PQQ-binding-like beta-propeller repeat protein, which yields MPSPRATPSRRAFLAALGSAGVAATAGCLSLSTPSAAGTWPRRSYDAANTGHAEIAGPTTDLHAVWHAQRPRGGGTTCSPVVGDGRLYLVYSEEAGTRDGPGGSWVEAFDAATGESVWTTELWRTDEFYYFYHSDSVVLDSATDRLYVQTHEGLKAVSTGGDADAGTVAWTFDNFGPTQPIPDAVPPIVRDDVVVTGSYETHENHGDERTEPEVLYGVDPTDGSELWRREFADATGMWQLGASDGTVYVPMLDGDGALVAVDSATGEERWRRPISADGTPAVADGTLFLPLRIDDGTRIGRQFVGAFDAETGEERWRVEVGPRWTDSCLAVSDGRLYYVADRSLVAREADTGERLWRAFGRNAREQVGLRTTPVVSGGVVYVNGRREPSGDEGGARGRLFALDAETGERLGTAKLGENQSATSAPAVTEELVFSHRNTGDLYAIGECEVSAAGRCLIG from the coding sequence ATGCCCTCCCCTCGTGCGACCCCTTCCCGCCGCGCGTTCCTCGCCGCCCTCGGTAGCGCCGGCGTCGCGGCGACGGCCGGTTGCCTCTCGCTTTCGACCCCCTCCGCCGCCGGAACGTGGCCGCGACGGTCCTACGACGCGGCGAACACCGGCCACGCCGAGATAGCGGGGCCGACGACCGACCTCCACGCCGTCTGGCACGCACAGAGGCCGCGAGGCGGCGGGACGACGTGTTCGCCCGTCGTCGGCGACGGCCGACTCTACCTCGTCTACTCCGAGGAGGCGGGGACGCGCGACGGCCCCGGCGGGTCGTGGGTCGAGGCGTTCGACGCGGCGACGGGCGAGTCCGTCTGGACGACCGAACTGTGGCGCACCGACGAGTTCTACTACTTCTATCACTCGGACTCGGTGGTTCTCGATTCGGCGACGGACCGACTCTACGTCCAGACGCACGAGGGACTGAAGGCCGTCTCGACGGGCGGCGACGCCGACGCCGGCACCGTCGCGTGGACGTTCGACAACTTCGGTCCCACCCAACCCATCCCCGACGCGGTGCCGCCGATAGTTCGCGACGACGTCGTGGTCACGGGGTCTTACGAGACGCACGAGAACCACGGCGACGAGAGGACCGAACCCGAGGTACTGTACGGCGTCGACCCGACGGACGGGAGCGAACTGTGGCGGCGCGAATTCGCGGACGCGACGGGGATGTGGCAACTCGGCGCGTCCGACGGCACCGTCTACGTCCCGATGTTGGACGGCGACGGCGCACTCGTCGCCGTCGATAGCGCGACCGGCGAGGAACGGTGGCGTCGTCCGATATCGGCCGACGGGACGCCCGCCGTCGCGGACGGTACCCTGTTTCTCCCGCTCCGAATCGACGACGGCACCAGAATCGGACGGCAGTTCGTCGGCGCGTTCGACGCGGAGACGGGCGAGGAACGCTGGCGCGTGGAAGTAGGGCCGCGGTGGACCGACAGTTGCCTCGCCGTTTCGGACGGGAGGCTCTACTACGTCGCCGACCGGAGTCTCGTTGCCCGCGAGGCGGACACAGGCGAACGCCTCTGGCGAGCGTTCGGCCGGAACGCACGCGAGCAAGTCGGTCTGCGGACGACGCCGGTCGTTTCGGGCGGCGTCGTCTACGTCAACGGCCGTCGGGAACCCTCCGGCGACGAAGGCGGCGCACGGGGCCGACTGTTCGCCCTCGACGCCGAGACGGGCGAGAGGCTGGGAACGGCGAAACTGGGGGAGAACCAGAGCGCCACGAGTGCACCCGCCGTCACCGAGGAGTTGGTGTTTTCGCACCGGAACACGGGCGATTTGTACGCCATCGGCGAGTGCGAGGTGAGTGCGGCGGGGCGGTGCCTCATCGGCTGA
- a CDS encoding HVO_0476 family zinc finger protein, with the protein MSTPQDRVAVACPSCSPEEPTVHEVLKPGGQATVRCTECSHVHKVRIEEEREVQRDVIVSQDQESFKTTVDAPAEETIAVGEEFIVDTEEAIMLVRITGIEVGPEQRTESAEVEDATTIWTRAVDNVSVNVTVNPKDGKHDKTRSFKVHVPGDYEFVVGETEEFGDEKFTVKALHVREDAPEYRHGKLDHDGDMVYAKDLNRLYGRDETSTAWSAW; encoded by the coding sequence ATGAGTACGCCACAGGACCGCGTCGCCGTCGCGTGTCCCTCCTGTTCGCCCGAGGAACCGACCGTCCACGAGGTGTTGAAACCGGGCGGGCAGGCCACCGTTCGCTGTACGGAGTGCAGTCACGTCCACAAGGTTCGAATCGAGGAGGAGCGAGAAGTCCAACGGGACGTCATCGTCTCGCAGGACCAAGAGTCGTTCAAGACCACCGTCGACGCCCCCGCCGAGGAGACGATAGCCGTCGGCGAGGAGTTCATCGTCGATACGGAGGAGGCCATCATGCTCGTCCGCATCACCGGCATCGAAGTCGGCCCCGAGCAACGAACCGAGTCCGCGGAGGTGGAGGACGCGACGACCATCTGGACCCGCGCCGTGGACAACGTCTCCGTCAACGTCACCGTCAACCCGAAGGACGGTAAACACGACAAGACGCGGAGTTTCAAGGTCCACGTCCCCGGCGACTACGAGTTCGTCGTCGGCGAGACGGAGGAGTTCGGCGACGAGAAGTTCACCGTCAAGGCCCTCCACGTCCGCGAGGACGCCCCGGAGTACCGCCACGGGAAACTCGACCACGACGGCGACATGGTGTACGCGAAGGACCTCAACCGCCTGTACGGCCGCGACGAGACGTCCACCGCGTGGTCGGCCTGGTAA
- a CDS encoding NUDIX hydrolase, translating into MIEEYGYVVNVDGVVVQNDEYLFIERGPEEDHASGSLAFPGGKIEQPPGGNDPIEKTAIRELDEEVGIEIGDVEYVLSTTFEADDGTQCINIVTLCEHVNGEAYPRASDEVAAIHWFSYKEVKERDDIPSYIERFVDIVENFRKSD; encoded by the coding sequence ATGATAGAGGAATATGGATACGTTGTGAACGTCGATGGTGTCGTCGTTCAAAACGACGAGTATCTGTTCATCGAACGCGGACCGGAGGAAGACCACGCCAGCGGGTCGTTAGCGTTTCCGGGTGGCAAAATTGAGCAGCCGCCCGGAGGTAATGATCCGATCGAGAAGACAGCCATCCGCGAGCTTGACGAAGAGGTCGGCATCGAGATCGGAGATGTCGAGTATGTCCTCAGCACGACGTTTGAGGCCGACGATGGGACTCAATGCATCAATATCGTCACGTTGTGCGAGCATGTGAATGGCGAAGCCTATCCGCGCGCGTCGGACGAAGTCGCTGCGATTCACTGGTTTTCCTACAAAGAGGTCAAAGAGCGTGATGATATTCCTTCGTACATCGAACGATTCGTGGATATAGTTGAGAATTTTCGCAAGTCCGATTGA
- a CDS encoding protein-L-isoaspartate(D-aspartate) O-methyltransferase gives MTDDRTDERRQLVERLERRGHVENPRTLDALRSVPRHEFVPDGSRRSAYADRPLSIGQGQTISAPHMVGVMADLLDPDPTDRVLEIGTGCGYHAAVTAELVPEGRVYSVEYEPELAERARETLESLGYDNVSVRTGDGHDGWPEHAPYDGAYLTCAPPEVPPAVREQVEPGGVVVAPVGRGRQRLVTVEKREDGTVERSEHGGVRFVTMSGG, from the coding sequence ATGACCGACGATAGAACCGACGAGCGACGGCAACTCGTCGAACGACTCGAACGTCGGGGACACGTCGAGAATCCGAGGACGCTCGACGCCCTGCGGTCGGTCCCCCGCCACGAGTTCGTCCCCGACGGGTCCCGACGCTCCGCGTACGCGGACAGACCGCTCTCCATCGGGCAGGGACAGACCATCAGCGCGCCCCACATGGTCGGCGTGATGGCTGACCTGCTGGACCCGGACCCGACGGACCGCGTCCTCGAAATCGGGACGGGGTGCGGCTACCACGCCGCGGTGACCGCCGAACTCGTGCCCGAGGGCCGCGTCTACAGCGTCGAGTACGAGCCCGAACTGGCCGAACGCGCCCGAGAGACGCTCGAATCGCTGGGCTACGACAACGTCTCGGTCCGCACCGGCGACGGCCACGATGGGTGGCCCGAACACGCCCCGTACGACGGCGCGTACCTGACCTGCGCGCCGCCGGAGGTTCCGCCGGCCGTCCGCGAACAGGTCGAACCCGGCGGCGTCGTCGTCGCGCCCGTCGGGCGGGGCCGCCAGCGACTCGTCACCGTCGAGAAGCGGGAGGACGGAACGGTCGAGCGGTCCGAACACGGCGGCGTCAGGTTCGTCACGATGAGCGGCGGATAG